From Pseudoalteromonas rubra, one genomic window encodes:
- a CDS encoding endonuclease/exonuclease/phosphatase family protein — MAQKHSYKFASFNLLNFAAPPYSFYQLEESYNDTQWLTKTQFITGLIQHMDPSVIVFQEVFSPETLATLCEDLGLPYFATVDTPKPDLVYPNVLFNPIVAIASKFPFKSFTPLEPCPELLEYLNNQHQFKFNRTPIKCSFELPGLGLTTVYAVHFKSQRVHSMAHMLGNTPQEDPLLTLLHQTVGTMQSQISRSLEASIVYYDALKTQREKGAATLVMGDFNDHIASPALSFMTQQFPTSAIHQDFNSVGLFDSFFLADNQLSFGQKPPTHYYQGVGNTLDYILASKEFNPNLEQSKVRRLTYHNYASHLDPKRDEEDIRYSDHAAIAIEMILQ, encoded by the coding sequence ATGGCACAGAAACACTCATACAAGTTTGCATCTTTTAATTTGCTGAACTTTGCTGCGCCGCCCTATTCTTTTTACCAGCTGGAAGAATCGTATAACGACACTCAGTGGCTGACCAAAACACAGTTCATTACGGGCCTGATCCAACATATGGACCCCAGCGTAATTGTGTTTCAGGAGGTATTTAGCCCCGAGACACTGGCCACCTTGTGTGAAGATCTGGGACTGCCTTATTTCGCAACTGTTGACACCCCAAAACCGGACTTAGTTTACCCAAATGTGCTGTTCAATCCCATTGTCGCCATTGCCAGCAAATTCCCGTTTAAGAGCTTTACCCCGTTGGAGCCATGCCCCGAATTACTGGAATATCTCAACAATCAGCATCAATTTAAGTTTAACCGGACCCCTATAAAATGTAGCTTCGAGCTGCCTGGCTTAGGCCTGACAACCGTTTATGCCGTACACTTTAAATCCCAGCGGGTTCACTCAATGGCCCATATGCTAGGCAACACTCCTCAGGAGGACCCTCTTCTGACTTTATTGCATCAAACGGTTGGCACCATGCAATCACAAATATCCCGCTCACTCGAAGCCTCTATTGTCTATTATGATGCACTGAAGACACAGCGCGAAAAAGGCGCCGCGACACTGGTGATGGGCGATTTTAACGATCACATTGCCAGTCCTGCGCTGTCTTTTATGACACAGCAGTTCCCAACCAGCGCCATCCACCAGGACTTTAACAGCGTCGGGTTGTTCGACAGTTTTTTTCTGGCCGACAACCAACTCAGTTTCGGACAAAAACCCCCCACACATTATTATCAGGGAGTGGGCAATACGCTTGACTACATTCTCGCCTCCAAAGAGTTCAATCCAAACCTGGAACAAAGCAAGGTCAGGCGTCTCACCTACCATAATTACGCGTCGCACTTGGACCCCAAACGAGATGAAGAAGACATTCGCTATTCCGATCACGCGGCCATCGCTATCGAAATGATACTGCAATAA
- a CDS encoding DUF3010 family protein produces MRTLGVEITGSEALLCLLSKEEDVFDIRDIRQTRFTLGNIGQDTDAMRKFHFDFAKLVEDYKIDSIAIRQRAHKGKFAGSAAGFKMEAALQLIDGTDVKLLSSTEVKEQLKRNPVPVDFADTGLKKYQEQAFHNAYVFIMRKTYGHEDAEQAE; encoded by the coding sequence ATGAGAACACTCGGTGTAGAGATTACCGGCAGCGAGGCCCTGCTGTGCCTTCTGAGCAAAGAAGAAGACGTTTTTGATATTCGCGATATTCGCCAGACTCGTTTTACACTTGGCAATATTGGCCAAGACACAGACGCAATGCGCAAATTCCACTTCGATTTTGCCAAACTGGTAGAAGATTACAAAATTGACTCTATAGCCATCCGCCAACGTGCCCACAAAGGCAAATTTGCTGGCAGCGCAGCGGGCTTTAAAATGGAAGCAGCGCTCCAGCTTATTGACGGCACTGATGTGAAGTTATTGTCTTCCACGGAAGTGAAAGAACAGCTTAAACGTAACCCTGTGCCGGTTGACTTCGCTGATACTGGCCTGAAGAAGTATCAAGAACAAGCGTTTCACAACGCCTACGTGTTCATTATGCGTAAAACTTACGGTCATGAAGACGCCGAGCAGGCAGAATAA